The following are encoded in a window of Algiphilus aromaticivorans DG1253 genomic DNA:
- a CDS encoding fatty acid desaturase has product MTTSTMHHETTTWRDGKRWLWLLSPLLPLAGLTTIALAAIHGIGALYWALPVIFYGLVPLLDYLIGVDRVNPPESAVAQLSEDRFYRGIVYAYIPTQYAATILGAFLAVQGGLVWWEMLGLVIAVGMVNGIGINTAHELGHKTNSLERWLAKLTLAPVAYGHFFIEHNKGHHKNVATPEDPASSRMGESFWGFLPRTMIGSLRSAWNIEKARLQRLGKGPWTLENENLQAWAMTVVFFGGLTVWLGWPALAFLAAQAFYGASLLEVINYIEHYGLLRQKLPSGRYERCNPSHSWNSNHVVTNLFLYQLQRHADHHANPTRRFQALRHFDDSPQLPSGYASMLLLAYFPPLWFRQIDRLVFAHYDGDLTKANVLPAKRAKLIAKWHGTPLDDGHPDPFPGEHDNAAATVPSEGQGLRYQCTDCGFVYDEREGCPHEGFPPGTRWVEVPDDWACPQCAVRDKVDFRQLAA; this is encoded by the coding sequence ATGACTACATCCACTATGCATCACGAAACCACGACCTGGCGCGACGGCAAGCGCTGGCTCTGGCTGCTGAGCCCGCTGCTGCCGCTGGCCGGGCTGACCACGATCGCGCTCGCCGCCATCCATGGCATCGGCGCGCTTTACTGGGCGCTGCCCGTTATCTTCTACGGCCTGGTGCCGCTGCTCGACTATCTGATCGGCGTCGACCGTGTGAACCCGCCGGAGTCGGCCGTCGCGCAGCTCAGCGAGGATCGCTTCTACCGCGGCATCGTCTACGCCTATATCCCGACGCAGTACGCAGCGACCATTCTCGGCGCCTTTCTGGCGGTGCAGGGTGGGCTGGTCTGGTGGGAGATGCTGGGCCTGGTCATCGCTGTCGGCATGGTCAACGGCATCGGCATCAATACCGCCCACGAGCTCGGCCACAAGACCAACAGCCTGGAGCGATGGCTGGCCAAGCTGACGCTGGCGCCGGTGGCCTATGGGCATTTCTTCATCGAGCACAACAAGGGCCACCACAAGAATGTCGCCACGCCGGAGGACCCGGCCAGCTCGCGCATGGGCGAGAGCTTCTGGGGCTTCTTGCCGCGCACGATGATCGGTAGCCTGCGCTCGGCCTGGAATATCGAGAAGGCGCGCCTGCAGCGGCTCGGCAAGGGTCCGTGGACGCTGGAGAACGAGAATCTGCAGGCCTGGGCCATGACCGTGGTCTTCTTCGGCGGCTTGACGGTCTGGCTCGGCTGGCCGGCGCTGGCCTTCCTGGCGGCGCAGGCCTTCTACGGCGCGAGCCTGCTGGAGGTCATCAACTACATCGAGCACTACGGCCTGCTGCGCCAGAAGCTGCCGAGCGGACGCTACGAGCGCTGCAACCCCAGTCATTCCTGGAACAGCAATCACGTCGTGACCAATCTGTTCCTCTACCAGCTGCAGCGCCACGCCGATCATCACGCCAACCCGACGCGGCGCTTCCAGGCGCTGCGCCACTTCGACGACAGCCCGCAGCTGCCTTCCGGCTACGCCTCGATGCTGCTGCTGGCCTATTTCCCGCCGCTGTGGTTCCGGCAGATCGACCGGCTGGTCTTCGCGCACTACGACGGCGATCTGACGAAGGCCAATGTCCTGCCTGCCAAGCGCGCCAAGCTCATCGCGAAGTGGCACGGAACGCCACTGGATGACGGTCATCCGGACCCCTTCCCCGGCGAGCACGACAATGCCGCCGCCACGGTTCCCTCCGAAGGCCAAGGTCTGCGCTACCAGTGCACTGACTGCGGCTTCGTCTACGACGAGCGCGAGGGGTGCCCGCACGAGGGCTTCCCGCCCGGCACCCGCTGGGTTGAAGTTCCGGACGACTGGGCCTGCCCGCAGTGCGCGGTGCGCGACAAGGTCGACTTCCGGCAGCTGGCCGCCTGA
- a CDS encoding MbcA/ParS/Xre antitoxin family protein, with translation MEAAHKLPLSDDNALIRKAAKNAAEALGLSLAALGNIVGTRRENFSRASARLDPKQAELALLVVRVARDLSALSSGDRANMRHWVATPNRHLEAAPAELMTSVEGLVRVVHYLDAMRGKL, from the coding sequence ATGGAAGCGGCCCACAAGCTCCCGCTGAGCGATGACAACGCACTGATCAGGAAGGCGGCAAAGAATGCCGCCGAGGCGCTGGGCCTGAGCCTGGCCGCGCTCGGTAACATCGTCGGTACGCGGCGCGAGAACTTCTCGCGCGCCAGCGCGCGGCTGGATCCGAAGCAGGCCGAGCTGGCGCTACTGGTCGTCCGGGTGGCGCGCGATCTCTCGGCGCTGAGCAGTGGCGACCGCGCCAACATGCGGCACTGGGTCGCCACCCCCAACCGGCATCTTGAGGCGGCACCCGCGGAGCTGATGACCTCGGTGGAAGGACTGGTGCGCGTCGTGCACTACCTGGATGCGATGCGCGGGAAGCTCTAG
- a CDS encoding crotonase/enoyl-CoA hydratase family protein: protein MSHIETTVEGHVLAIKVNRPDKLNALSPEMYNDLALALGRLDREPELRVGLIHAEGKHFSAGVELDKWAPIFAKGDGFPCPEGGIDPFALSGPRCSKPVVMAVQGYCYTWGVEIMLNTDVRVAADDTRFAMLEVKRGIYPCGGATLRLPAQMGWANAQRYLLTGDAWSAAEAQRTGLVQEVVSPGEQLRTARAIAERMAAAAPLGVQAVLRSSRLAYQEGDAAAAARIFEDMPAVMASEDAKEGVQSFLERRDAVFTGN from the coding sequence ATGTCGCATATCGAAACCACCGTCGAGGGCCACGTCCTCGCCATCAAGGTCAACCGCCCCGACAAGCTCAACGCGCTGTCGCCGGAGATGTACAACGACCTCGCGCTGGCGCTGGGCCGGCTCGACCGCGAGCCCGAGCTGCGCGTCGGCCTGATCCACGCCGAAGGCAAGCATTTTTCCGCCGGCGTGGAGCTGGACAAGTGGGCGCCGATCTTCGCCAAGGGCGACGGCTTTCCCTGTCCGGAGGGCGGCATCGATCCCTTCGCGCTCTCCGGGCCGCGCTGCAGCAAGCCGGTGGTCATGGCTGTGCAGGGCTACTGCTACACCTGGGGCGTGGAGATCATGCTCAACACTGATGTGCGCGTGGCGGCCGACGACACCCGCTTCGCCATGCTGGAGGTCAAGCGTGGCATCTATCCCTGCGGCGGCGCGACGCTGCGCCTGCCCGCACAGATGGGCTGGGCCAACGCCCAGCGCTATCTGCTCACCGGCGACGCCTGGAGCGCGGCCGAGGCGCAGCGGACCGGGCTGGTGCAGGAGGTAGTCAGCCCTGGCGAACAGCTGCGCACAGCGCGCGCCATCGCCGAGCGCATGGCCGCTGCCGCGCCTCTTGGCGTGCAGGCGGTGCTTCGCTCTTCGCGCCTTGCCTATCAGGAGGGAGACGCGGCCGCGGCGGCGCGCATCTTCGAGGACATGCCGGCCGTCATGGCCAGCGAGGACGCCAAGGAGGGGGTGCAATCCTTCTTGGAGCGCCGGGACGCTGTCTTCACGGGCAATTAG
- a CDS encoding TetR/AcrR family transcriptional regulator → MRYSAEQKAKNRERILDAAGALIKERGFAATGVDALMAASGLTAGAFYTNFRSKAEFLGALVEREMAGSVSRFKPASAADTKACFASYLSRTHVEQPERGCILPALSAEVARSDETVREAFEGRLLEAQAGVAGQTGDDALAWSLLAQAVGGVMLARAVQSPETRQIILKSLRERIDAAIDRAESQTDKAE, encoded by the coding sequence ATGCGCTACTCTGCGGAACAGAAGGCCAAGAACCGTGAACGCATCCTTGATGCCGCCGGCGCGCTCATCAAGGAGCGGGGCTTTGCCGCCACTGGGGTCGATGCGCTGATGGCTGCCTCCGGACTGACTGCCGGCGCCTTCTACACGAACTTCCGCTCGAAGGCCGAGTTTCTGGGTGCGCTCGTCGAGCGCGAAATGGCCGGCTCGGTATCGCGATTCAAGCCGGCATCGGCGGCCGATACCAAGGCCTGCTTCGCGTCCTATCTCAGCCGCACCCACGTCGAGCAGCCGGAGCGCGGCTGCATACTCCCGGCGCTGAGCGCGGAGGTGGCCCGCTCGGACGAGACCGTGCGCGAAGCCTTCGAGGGGCGGCTGCTCGAAGCGCAGGCCGGAGTTGCCGGGCAGACCGGCGACGATGCGCTGGCCTGGTCGCTGCTCGCCCAGGCCGTCGGCGGCGTCATGCTGGCGCGGGCCGTGCAATCTCCGGAAACGCGCCAAATCATTCTGAAGAGCCTGCGTGAGCGCATCGACGCAGCGATCGATCGAGCCGAAAGCCAGACTGACAAGGCGGAGTAA
- a CDS encoding AraC family transcriptional regulator — protein sequence MRQANPKVPARYYTRLGELLVQNGFDTAALLRDASIDPDAWAPPDAMLGLPQVEQLIALIAERGGRSDLAFDLGRSLKVSAHHIVGYGMLSSAVLGDALRFVARYFGLVMPSFRARYQLDARVAELSFTPEVAMGHQCLDFHLEAIAVAAHYEVRDLSEGRMPDYRLQLSMAAPPHAARYAELTEASCHFDAGPTPGVRLRFPAAIDRHPMAMADPNARSMAEARCQTLLRNAAAAGHVSDWIVMMLREASGGVPTLAELAQILNVTPRTLDRHLKAEGFRFRGLSNEVRRENAIRLLRESDLSITRIALELGYSDAANFTRAFRRATGASPARFRQQHAQRPEQAS from the coding sequence ATGCGACAAGCGAATCCGAAGGTGCCAGCGCGGTACTACACGCGGCTTGGCGAGCTGTTGGTGCAGAACGGCTTCGACACCGCAGCGCTGTTGCGCGACGCGAGCATCGATCCCGATGCCTGGGCACCGCCGGACGCCATGCTGGGCCTGCCGCAGGTTGAGCAGCTGATTGCATTGATAGCGGAGCGCGGCGGGCGCTCGGATCTCGCATTCGACTTGGGCCGTTCACTGAAGGTCAGCGCTCACCACATCGTCGGCTACGGCATGCTCAGTAGCGCGGTGCTGGGCGACGCCCTGCGCTTCGTCGCGCGCTATTTCGGTCTGGTCATGCCCAGCTTCCGGGCGCGCTACCAGCTGGACGCGCGCGTTGCCGAATTGAGCTTCACGCCCGAGGTCGCCATGGGGCACCAGTGCCTCGACTTCCATCTGGAGGCCATCGCCGTTGCCGCGCACTACGAAGTCCGCGACCTGAGCGAGGGGCGGATGCCGGACTATCGGCTGCAGCTGTCGATGGCTGCCCCGCCGCATGCGGCGCGCTACGCCGAGTTGACCGAGGCCAGCTGTCACTTCGACGCCGGGCCCACCCCCGGCGTGCGCCTGCGCTTCCCGGCCGCCATCGACCGCCACCCCATGGCCATGGCCGACCCCAACGCACGCAGCATGGCCGAAGCGCGCTGCCAGACGCTGTTGCGCAACGCCGCGGCTGCCGGCCATGTCTCGGATTGGATTGTCATGATGCTGCGCGAAGCCAGCGGCGGCGTGCCCACTCTCGCCGAGCTGGCGCAGATCCTGAACGTCACGCCACGCACCCTGGACCGGCACCTGAAGGCCGAGGGCTTCCGTTTCCGCGGCCTGTCCAACGAAGTCCGACGCGAGAACGCGATCCGCCTGCTAAGAGAAAGCGATCTGAGCATCACGCGCATCGCTCTGGAACTCGGCTATAGCGACGCCGCCAACTTTACGCGCGCTTTCCGGCGCGCCACCGGCGCGAGCCCGGCGCGCTTTCGCCAACAGCACGCGCAGCGACCCGAGCAAGCGAGCTGA
- a CDS encoding EAL domain-containing protein, whose translation MAPLTWPLVQAPAPPPGRQAAGSSTEQRPDGCLIIDAECGVILDADQHAAALLAYAPEALEGRAISELINEGDRDAFAGALRMLVAEGGVRRETLRLLASDGTERPVELVCGLGRNADEVECWLRDLRKRWRDEKELRERVKELRCIMRISGILHRIDAPLDGLLDEVVACLPEALQFPAVTTARITLDGHEYATPDFRRTAHCLAEPIVEYGRSTGLIEICLRHLPETTDGEVFLDEEYALVALVALEIAQISAQRRQADHFRNLIESAPDAMVIVDGSGCIMMVNAGLEQLFGYQRDELVGQPMEILVPKRLAAQHREHRAAFARTPEARPMGSSSQLVGRRCDGSEMPVEVSLGPLETVDGALVAATIRDVSERRRAEAVLQRLHRVRVMMSAVNAMIVRANDRDELLSDVCRIVVEDGGFLMAWAAFVEGNDIRPAASYGEDRGYVAKTEVRLDTGHPRGQGPVGRAVREARSHVVNDISSDASMAPWREAALERGYRAIAAVPMVREGRVFGTLNFYSAEGGVFDDDEVGLLEELAGDVAFAIDAIEQRQRVDYLALHDPLTQLANRALFAERLSRVLETAKEEAHQVALLVLDMERFKAINDALGMVAGDAVLREVAQRLSALAGAHDRVARLEGDRFAMLIPRIRGASDLSALVEEEIWEKLGAPMTQNEVELRPAVRSGIALYPDDGVDSEALFRNAEAALKEAKSSNEHYAFYAQSMNRAVHQRLALEARLRQAVDAEQLTIHYQPKLALSDGRICGAEALLRWPELEQELGIGEIIQLIEDVGAIHDVGHWAVRRAIADRRRWQQAGLVAPPVAVNVSGLQLQHPRFVEGMAALSPGPGHFKDAGIELELTESTLLRDVAATQDKLQQLAVLGLQVAIDDFGTGYSSLSYLSRLPLHALKIDRSFITELGVSTTAGNIVQAIISLAHSMRLRVIAEGVETPEQYQLLRQLGCDEIQGWLFSKAVPPDAFADLLRSRMSLSPQGVVQRVE comes from the coding sequence TTGGCGCCGCTGACCTGGCCGCTGGTTCAAGCGCCGGCGCCTCCGCCAGGGCGGCAGGCTGCGGGGTCGTCGACGGAGCAGCGGCCGGACGGCTGCCTGATCATTGATGCCGAGTGCGGCGTGATTCTGGATGCGGATCAGCACGCTGCGGCCTTGCTCGCTTATGCGCCCGAGGCGCTGGAAGGGCGAGCTATATCCGAATTGATCAACGAGGGTGATCGCGACGCTTTTGCCGGCGCCTTGCGGATGTTGGTGGCCGAGGGAGGCGTGCGGCGGGAAACGCTGCGCTTGCTTGCAAGCGACGGTACTGAGCGCCCCGTCGAGCTGGTCTGCGGTCTGGGCCGTAACGCGGACGAGGTCGAGTGCTGGCTCAGGGACCTGCGTAAGCGGTGGCGCGACGAGAAGGAGCTGCGTGAGCGCGTGAAGGAGCTGCGCTGCATTATGCGCATTTCCGGCATTCTGCATCGCATCGATGCGCCGCTGGATGGCTTGCTGGACGAGGTCGTCGCCTGCCTGCCGGAGGCGTTGCAATTCCCGGCCGTCACGACCGCGCGCATTACGCTGGACGGGCACGAGTACGCGACACCCGATTTCCGCCGCACGGCGCATTGCCTGGCTGAACCCATCGTCGAGTACGGTCGAAGCACCGGCCTGATCGAGATCTGCCTGCGGCATTTGCCGGAGACAACCGACGGTGAGGTGTTTCTCGATGAGGAATACGCCCTGGTCGCGCTCGTCGCGCTGGAGATCGCGCAGATAAGCGCGCAGCGCCGGCAGGCGGACCACTTCCGCAACCTGATCGAAAGCGCACCGGATGCCATGGTGATTGTCGACGGCAGCGGTTGCATCATGATGGTCAACGCTGGCTTGGAGCAGCTCTTCGGCTATCAGCGTGACGAGCTCGTCGGTCAACCGATGGAGATTCTCGTCCCGAAGCGCCTTGCAGCGCAGCATCGCGAGCATCGTGCCGCCTTCGCGCGTACGCCGGAGGCGCGGCCAATGGGGAGCAGTAGCCAACTGGTGGGGCGTCGCTGTGACGGCAGCGAGATGCCGGTTGAGGTCAGCCTCGGCCCCTTGGAGACGGTCGACGGCGCACTGGTGGCGGCGACCATCCGGGATGTCTCGGAACGCCGTCGCGCCGAGGCGGTGCTGCAACGGCTGCATCGGGTGCGCGTGATGATGTCTGCGGTCAACGCCATGATCGTGCGCGCCAATGATCGAGACGAGCTGCTGAGTGATGTCTGCCGCATTGTTGTCGAGGATGGCGGTTTCCTGATGGCCTGGGCCGCCTTCGTTGAGGGCAACGATATCCGGCCGGCTGCCAGCTATGGTGAGGATCGCGGCTACGTGGCGAAGACCGAGGTCCGCCTCGATACCGGGCATCCGCGCGGACAGGGGCCTGTCGGCCGCGCAGTGCGCGAGGCGCGGAGCCATGTGGTCAACGACATTAGCAGCGATGCCAGCATGGCTCCCTGGCGCGAGGCTGCGCTTGAGCGCGGTTACCGTGCTATCGCAGCCGTGCCGATGGTGCGCGAGGGGCGGGTCTTCGGCACCTTGAATTTCTATTCTGCCGAGGGTGGTGTCTTCGACGACGATGAAGTCGGCTTGCTCGAGGAACTGGCCGGCGATGTCGCCTTTGCCATCGACGCGATCGAGCAGCGGCAGCGCGTCGATTATCTGGCCCTGCATGATCCGCTCACGCAGCTCGCCAACCGCGCACTCTTTGCCGAGCGGCTGAGCCGGGTCCTGGAAACCGCCAAGGAGGAAGCCCACCAAGTCGCACTTCTGGTGCTTGATATGGAGCGCTTCAAAGCCATCAACGACGCGCTGGGGATGGTGGCTGGCGACGCGGTGCTACGCGAAGTGGCTCAGCGTCTTAGCGCTTTGGCCGGAGCCCACGACCGCGTCGCACGCCTCGAAGGTGACCGTTTCGCGATGCTGATACCACGCATCCGCGGCGCTTCGGATCTGTCGGCGCTGGTAGAGGAGGAGATCTGGGAAAAGCTGGGTGCGCCGATGACGCAGAACGAGGTCGAGCTTCGGCCCGCCGTGCGCAGCGGCATCGCGCTCTACCCGGATGATGGAGTTGATTCCGAAGCGCTTTTCCGCAACGCCGAGGCCGCGCTGAAGGAAGCCAAGTCGAGCAACGAGCACTACGCCTTCTACGCGCAGTCGATGAATCGCGCGGTGCATCAACGCCTGGCGCTGGAAGCACGCTTGCGTCAAGCCGTGGATGCCGAGCAGTTGACGATTCATTATCAACCCAAGCTGGCGCTGAGCGATGGCCGTATTTGCGGGGCCGAGGCGCTGCTGCGCTGGCCGGAGCTCGAGCAGGAGCTTGGTATCGGCGAGATCATCCAGCTTATCGAGGATGTAGGCGCCATCCATGACGTCGGCCATTGGGCGGTTCGGCGCGCCATCGCCGATCGGCGGCGCTGGCAGCAAGCCGGGCTCGTGGCGCCTCCGGTTGCGGTCAATGTCTCGGGGCTGCAGCTGCAACATCCGCGCTTTGTCGAAGGCATGGCCGCGCTGTCGCCCGGTCCTGGTCATTTCAAGGACGCCGGCATCGAGCTCGAGCTGACCGAGTCGACGCTGTTGCGTGATGTCGCGGCAACACAGGACAAGCTGCAGCAGCTGGCGGTGCTGGGGCTGCAGGTCGCGATCGACGACTTCGGTACTGGATATTCGTCGCTCAGCTATCTGTCCCGGCTGCCCCTGCACGCGCTCAAGATCGACCGCTCCTTCATCACTGAGCTGGGTGTTTCGACGACTGCAGGCAACATCGTGCAGGCCATCATCTCGCTGGCGCACTCGATGCGACTGCGAGTCATCGCCGAAGGTGTCGAGACGCCTGAGCAGTATCAGCTACTGCGGCAGCTCGGTTGCGACGAGATCCAGGGCTGGCTTTTCAGCAAGGCAGTGCCTCCGGATGCTTTCGCCGATCTGCTGCGCTCTCGAATGTCGCTGAGTCCACAGGGTGTGGTCCAGCGCGTCGAGTAG
- a CDS encoding GNAT family N-acetyltransferase, whose product MIEAVSDRNLEEVLPLIRAYQAFYAVADIDDERNRRFFSRFGEGSDEGCLFLYRAVEGNAVAFATVYFSYVSSVPARVGVMNDLYTDPAYRGRGIGRQLVDHCRDFALSKGAARLQWLTAIDNERAQKLYDAMNTKKSTWHVYTYTA is encoded by the coding sequence ATGATCGAGGCTGTTTCCGATCGCAATCTGGAAGAAGTACTTCCGCTCATCAGGGCCTACCAGGCCTTCTACGCCGTTGCGGACATCGATGACGAGCGCAATCGGCGCTTCTTCTCCCGTTTCGGTGAGGGCAGCGACGAGGGTTGTCTCTTCCTCTACCGTGCTGTTGAAGGCAATGCCGTGGCCTTTGCTACGGTCTACTTCAGCTATGTCTCCAGCGTTCCGGCCCGGGTCGGTGTCATGAACGACCTCTACACGGACCCTGCTTATCGAGGCCGTGGTATCGGCCGGCAGCTGGTGGACCATTGTCGGGACTTCGCCCTGAGCAAGGGGGCGGCACGATTGCAATGGCTGACGGCAATAGATAACGAGCGCGCCCAGAAGCTGTACGACGCAATGAACACGAAGAAGAGCACCTGGCACGTCTACACCTACACGGCCTGA
- a CDS encoding SDR family oxidoreductase — MPTDPAPKGAALIVGAGDGNGAAIARRFASEGYVACVTRRDADKLDGLVAQITSEGGRAVAFGTDARREEEVVALVERIEAEIGPIEVLVFNIGANVPSSILEETARKYFKIWEMATFAGFLNAREVARRMVDRGRGTILFTGATASLRGAPGFAAFSGAKAALRALAQSMARELGPKNIHIAHIVIDGAVDTDFIRENMPDLYAERMPKDGVLKPEHIAENYWRIHCQPRDAWTFEMDLRPYMETW; from the coding sequence ATGCCCACCGATCCCGCCCCCAAGGGCGCCGCCCTCATCGTCGGCGCCGGCGACGGCAACGGCGCCGCCATCGCCCGACGCTTCGCCAGCGAAGGCTATGTGGCCTGCGTGACGCGTCGCGACGCCGACAAGCTCGACGGGCTGGTGGCGCAGATCACATCCGAAGGCGGCCGCGCCGTCGCCTTCGGCACCGACGCCCGCAGGGAAGAAGAAGTCGTCGCGCTCGTCGAGCGGATCGAAGCCGAGATCGGCCCGATCGAGGTGCTGGTCTTCAACATCGGCGCCAACGTCCCCAGCTCGATCCTGGAGGAAACCGCGCGCAAGTACTTCAAGATCTGGGAGATGGCCACCTTTGCCGGCTTCCTAAATGCCCGTGAGGTCGCGAGGCGCATGGTCGACCGCGGGCGAGGAACGATCCTGTTCACCGGGGCGACGGCGAGCCTGCGCGGGGCGCCCGGCTTCGCCGCCTTCTCCGGCGCCAAGGCGGCACTGCGCGCGCTGGCGCAGAGCATGGCGCGCGAGCTGGGCCCGAAGAACATCCATATCGCCCACATCGTTATCGACGGCGCGGTCGACACCGACTTCATCCGCGAGAACATGCCGGATCTCTACGCCGAGCGCATGCCGAAGGATGGCGTGCTCAAGCCCGAGCACATCGCCGAGAACTACTGGCGCATCCACTGCCAGCCGCGCGACGCCTGGACCTTCGAGATGGATCTGCGCCCCTACATGGAAACCTGGTGA
- a CDS encoding OmpA family protein — protein MRLLKRFVPSRFSVVFVINAMGLALLPSAQAAGERYPDGHGGEVFFPMGAVSFADEVVRFDAGDPAAEDAQYSEAERVLGAPRYTQDEDDFLTLGCAGELVLRFGDNQLIDVPGPDLYVFEIGPDTEPTALAVSEDGNDWTRVGTIAGGKAEIDLEPYVGVGDSFRLVKLVDLKRACNSGTPGADVDAVGAIGSATSIALDSAVLFDSGAHQLKPGAFEALDEIIARIADPASSEVEVAGHTDSVGEAQDNLVLSRKRAQAVARHLRDNGDFAAEAVTTRAFGQTRPVADNDTAEGRARNRRVELTVRTTRTAEAGPAEVDILGVWGGTSGRSADRILELRREGDTVRGDYDFDGSRMLGELIDATTFEGFWIKKHSGRKCDTEKDGSRYWGHLRLEFESPERDRLDGFWRYCGSGEEDWSPKGWQGIERML, from the coding sequence ATGCGATTGCTCAAGCGCTTCGTGCCCTCCCGGTTTTCCGTGGTGTTCGTCATCAATGCGATGGGTCTGGCGCTGCTGCCGAGCGCGCAGGCAGCCGGCGAGCGCTATCCCGACGGTCACGGCGGTGAGGTCTTCTTCCCGATGGGTGCGGTGTCCTTCGCCGATGAGGTGGTGCGCTTCGACGCCGGTGATCCGGCAGCCGAGGACGCGCAGTACTCCGAGGCTGAGCGTGTGCTCGGCGCGCCGCGCTACACGCAGGATGAGGACGACTTTCTCACCCTGGGCTGCGCAGGTGAGTTGGTGCTGCGCTTTGGCGACAATCAGCTGATCGACGTGCCGGGGCCGGATCTCTATGTCTTCGAGATCGGTCCGGATACCGAGCCCACGGCGCTGGCGGTCTCCGAGGATGGCAACGACTGGACGCGCGTCGGCACCATCGCCGGCGGCAAGGCTGAAATCGACCTAGAGCCTTACGTGGGAGTCGGCGACAGCTTTCGGCTGGTGAAGTTGGTGGACCTCAAGCGGGCCTGCAACAGCGGCACACCGGGCGCGGATGTCGATGCTGTCGGCGCCATCGGCTCGGCTACCAGCATCGCTCTGGACAGTGCGGTGCTCTTCGATTCCGGCGCGCATCAGCTCAAGCCCGGCGCCTTCGAGGCGCTCGACGAGATCATCGCGCGGATTGCCGACCCGGCATCCAGTGAGGTGGAAGTCGCAGGCCATACCGACAGTGTCGGCGAAGCGCAGGACAACCTCGTACTGTCGCGCAAGCGTGCGCAGGCGGTGGCCCGCCATCTGCGGGACAACGGCGATTTCGCCGCGGAGGCGGTGACGACCCGGGCCTTCGGGCAGACGCGACCGGTGGCCGACAATGACACTGCCGAGGGCCGCGCCCGGAACCGACGCGTGGAACTGACGGTGCGCACCACGCGAACGGCCGAAGCCGGCCCGGCGGAGGTCGATATTCTCGGCGTCTGGGGTGGTACGAGCGGCCGCAGTGCAGACCGCATCCTGGAGCTGCGCCGCGAGGGCGACACCGTTCGCGGCGATTACGACTTCGACGGCAGCCGTATGCTCGGCGAACTCATCGACGCGACGACCTTCGAGGGCTTCTGGATCAAGAAGCACTCCGGGCGCAAATGCGATACCGAGAAGGACGGTAGCCGCTATTGGGGGCATCTGCGCCTGGAGTTTGAATCGCCCGAGCGCGATCGCCTCGACGGTTTCTGGCGCTACTGCGGCAGCGGCGAGGAGGACTGGAGCCCGAAGGGCTGGCAGGGCATCGAACGTATGCTCTGA
- a CDS encoding 2-hydroxychromene-2-carboxylate isomerase, with protein MTQRIDFYFDVGSPTAYLAWTQLPGIARDTGAELVYHPVLLGGIFQATGNASPMTNAAKGAYMVRDLKRFARHYDVPLAFNPHFPINTLTLMRIATGVQQHQPERFPALVEALYTAMWVDGRNLGDDTILRQTLAQAGFDADEALRLAGDDAVKAQLKQVTEAAVQRGLFGVPTIFVGEEMFWGQDRLDFVRETLAAAH; from the coding sequence ATGACGCAACGCATCGATTTCTACTTCGACGTCGGCAGCCCCACCGCCTATCTCGCCTGGACGCAGTTGCCGGGCATCGCCCGGGATACCGGCGCCGAACTCGTCTACCACCCCGTCCTGCTGGGCGGAATTTTCCAGGCCACCGGCAATGCCTCGCCGATGACGAATGCCGCCAAGGGCGCCTACATGGTGCGCGACCTGAAGCGCTTCGCCCGCCACTATGACGTGCCGCTGGCCTTCAATCCGCACTTCCCGATCAACACGCTGACGCTCATGCGCATCGCGACCGGCGTGCAACAGCATCAGCCGGAGCGCTTCCCGGCGCTGGTGGAAGCGCTATACACGGCCATGTGGGTGGACGGCCGCAACCTCGGCGACGACACCATCCTGCGGCAGACACTGGCGCAGGCGGGATTCGACGCCGACGAGGCACTGCGCCTGGCCGGGGACGACGCGGTGAAGGCACAGCTCAAGCAAGTCACGGAAGCCGCAGTGCAGCGCGGCCTCTTCGGCGTGCCGACGATCTTCGTTGGTGAGGAGATGTTCTGGGGCCAGGACCGACTGGATTTCGTCCGCGAGACCCTCGCCGCCGCGCACTGA